A stretch of Bordetella genomosp. 13 DNA encodes these proteins:
- a CDS encoding tetratricopeptide repeat protein, with translation MALTDARGNPVSTRNQDALGSYERAISLFHGYYGDPVGVIDQALAEDPTFVMGHLLRAGMLITASDQCVEAMLRQSVEAAEGLAGIANDRERQHTAAARAWLDGDFSGALRRYADILAEYPHDVLALQVGHIGDFLLGRSSMLRDRVAGVLPVWSSDMPDFGYVLGMYAFGLEETNLYAQAEAHGRRALDLNRRDPWAMHAVAHVMEMQGRVEEGIALLNGRREDWESDNMLAVHNWWHLALFRLDQDETAEVLDLYDHSLRETSTGQVLDLIDASAMLWRLMLRGVDVGHRWHELAQVWQARGGMGYYAFNDVHALMAYLGAGDGAAAQELTGAMEAAARGRSTNAMMTRDVGLPVAHALTAFMSEDYARTVDLLRDVRLVAHRFGGSHAQRDVLALTLVEAALRDGARGLAKVLTAERMALKPASNGNRRLAARAAAL, from the coding sequence ATGGCGCTGACCGATGCACGGGGCAATCCCGTGTCGACCCGGAACCAGGATGCGCTCGGCTCGTATGAGCGCGCGATATCCCTGTTCCACGGCTATTACGGCGATCCGGTCGGCGTCATCGACCAGGCGCTCGCCGAAGACCCTACCTTCGTCATGGGGCACCTGCTGCGCGCCGGCATGCTGATTACTGCCAGCGATCAGTGCGTCGAAGCCATGCTGCGCCAAAGCGTCGAGGCCGCGGAAGGCCTGGCCGGTATCGCGAACGACCGCGAACGGCAGCACACTGCCGCGGCGCGCGCATGGCTGGATGGCGATTTCTCGGGCGCGCTGCGGCGATACGCCGACATCCTGGCCGAGTACCCGCACGACGTCCTGGCGCTGCAGGTGGGCCACATCGGCGATTTCCTGCTGGGGCGCTCGTCCATGTTGCGCGACCGCGTGGCCGGCGTCCTGCCGGTCTGGAGCAGCGACATGCCGGATTTCGGCTACGTGCTGGGCATGTACGCCTTCGGGCTGGAGGAGACCAATCTGTATGCGCAGGCGGAAGCGCACGGCCGGCGCGCGCTGGACCTGAACCGGCGCGACCCCTGGGCCATGCATGCGGTCGCCCATGTGATGGAGATGCAGGGGCGCGTCGAAGAAGGCATCGCGCTGCTGAATGGCCGGCGCGAGGACTGGGAATCGGACAACATGCTGGCGGTGCACAACTGGTGGCACCTGGCCTTGTTCCGTCTCGACCAGGACGAGACCGCCGAGGTCCTGGACCTCTACGACCACAGCCTGCGCGAGACGTCCACCGGGCAGGTGCTGGACCTGATCGATGCCTCTGCCATGCTGTGGCGGCTGATGTTGCGGGGCGTGGACGTGGGACACCGCTGGCATGAGTTGGCGCAGGTGTGGCAGGCGCGCGGCGGCATGGGCTACTACGCCTTCAACGACGTGCATGCCTTGATGGCTTATCTGGGAGCGGGCGACGGCGCCGCCGCGCAGGAGTTGACCGGGGCCATGGAGGCCGCTGCGCGGGGGCGCAGTACCAACGCGATGATGACGCGCGACGTGGGCCTGCCGGTGGCGCATGCCCTGACCGCCTTCATGAGCGAAGACTACGCCCGCACCGTGGACCTGCTGCGCGACGTTCGCCTGGTGGCGCATCGATTCGGCGGCAGCCACGCGCAGCGCGACGTGCTGGCGCTGACCCTGGTGGAGGCGGCATTGCGCGATGGCGCGCGCGGCTTGGCCAAGGTGCTGACGGCGGAGCGCATGGCGCTGAAGCCCGCCAGCAACGGCAACCGCCGATTGGCCGCGCGAGCCGCCGCGCTGTAG
- a CDS encoding Rieske (2Fe-2S) protein — MSRQSLRVCASSDLVNGGLGVKLPVTDGNGRTTVFFVRYQDRVYGYLNRCTHVGVEMDWESQFFTRAGDLIMCSRHGATYHPDTGVCAGGACRNSRLTALQVEERDGPDGGSVYWLPEGRIQPLADG; from the coding sequence ATGTCTCGACAATCCTTGCGCGTGTGCGCGTCCAGCGACCTGGTCAATGGCGGCCTGGGCGTGAAGTTGCCGGTTACCGACGGCAACGGACGCACGACGGTGTTCTTCGTGCGCTACCAGGACCGCGTCTACGGCTACCTGAACCGATGCACCCACGTCGGGGTGGAGATGGACTGGGAGAGCCAGTTCTTCACTCGCGCCGGCGATCTCATCATGTGTTCGCGCCACGGCGCGACCTACCATCCCGACACGGGCGTGTGCGCGGGCGGCGCGTGCCGGAACAGCCGCCTGACCGCGCTTCAGGTGGAAGAGCGCGACGGCCCGGATGGCGGTTCGGTGTACTGGCTGCCCGAGGGCCGCATCCAGCCGCTGGCCGACGGCTGA
- a CDS encoding carboxymuconolactone decarboxylase family protein yields the protein MSNTTPVKWPGSVLLAGALALATGWLPAASQASDAPPAQGNKTGSASPPSGVSDTLTARQQAIAPIAAFAAAGDMPRLNAALKQGLDAGLTISDSREILVQLYAYAGFPRSLNALGELMKVLEARRQRGIQDPPGQAPSRPIPTGAALLQAGTANQTRLSGAPVKGPLFDFAPAADEYLKTHLFGDIFERDNLDWQSRELATVAMLSALAGVEPQLQAHMRISMNVGLTAAQLRQFGQVLAERVGADSGQRAQAALARHLDTVSGAKR from the coding sequence ATGAGCAATACAACGCCCGTTAAATGGCCCGGCAGCGTCCTGCTGGCCGGTGCGCTGGCACTGGCCACGGGGTGGCTGCCCGCCGCCAGCCAGGCTTCCGACGCGCCGCCCGCACAAGGAAACAAGACCGGCTCCGCCTCGCCGCCTTCCGGCGTTTCCGACACCCTGACCGCACGCCAGCAGGCCATCGCGCCCATCGCGGCGTTCGCCGCGGCCGGCGACATGCCGCGGCTCAACGCGGCGCTGAAGCAAGGCCTGGACGCGGGGCTGACCATCAGCGATAGCCGGGAGATTCTCGTCCAGCTCTACGCCTACGCGGGATTCCCGCGCAGCCTGAATGCGCTGGGAGAACTGATGAAGGTGCTCGAGGCCCGCCGCCAGCGCGGGATACAGGACCCGCCGGGCCAGGCGCCCAGCCGCCCGATTCCGACCGGCGCCGCGCTGCTGCAGGCGGGCACCGCCAACCAGACCAGGCTGTCCGGCGCACCGGTCAAGGGCCCGCTGTTCGACTTCGCTCCGGCGGCGGACGAATACCTCAAGACGCACCTGTTCGGCGACATCTTCGAACGCGACAACCTGGATTGGCAGAGCCGCGAACTGGCCACGGTGGCCATGCTCTCGGCGCTTGCCGGCGTCGAGCCGCAATTGCAGGCGCACATGCGCATCAGCATGAACGTGGGCTTGACCGCCGCGCAGCTGCGGCAGTTCGGCCAGGTGCTGGCCGAGCGCGTCGGCGCCGACAGCGGCCAGCGCGCCCAGGCGGCCTTGGCCAGGCATCTGGACACGGTGTCGGGCGCGAAGCGGTGA
- a CDS encoding (R)-mandelonitrile lyase — protein sequence MKKSLPQAVLCALVAQSSIASAADAVDAGKGAQQITRAGTQHSVAGPDTFFTGRARIDPVWPARDRLNASGGLVTFEPGSRSAWHTHPAGQQLVVVSGVGLTQEWGKPVQEIRPGDVIWCPPGVKHWHGAAPHTAMTHLAVTGTVDGKNVEWMEKVSDEQYNAR from the coding sequence ATGAAGAAATCGCTACCGCAGGCAGTCCTGTGTGCGCTCGTCGCGCAATCGTCCATCGCCAGCGCGGCGGATGCCGTCGACGCCGGCAAGGGCGCACAGCAGATCACGCGCGCGGGCACGCAGCACTCCGTGGCCGGCCCGGACACCTTCTTCACCGGCCGCGCACGGATCGATCCCGTCTGGCCGGCCCGCGACCGCCTCAATGCATCGGGCGGCCTGGTCACCTTCGAGCCGGGATCCCGGTCCGCCTGGCACACCCATCCCGCGGGACAGCAGCTGGTCGTGGTGTCCGGCGTGGGGCTGACGCAGGAATGGGGCAAGCCCGTGCAGGAGATCCGGCCCGGCGACGTGATCTGGTGTCCGCCCGGCGTCAAGCATTGGCATGGCGCGGCGCCGCACACCGCGATGACCCACCTGGCCGTGACCGGCACGGTGGATGGCAAGAACGTCGAATGGATGGAGAAGGTCAGCGATGAGCAATACAACGCCCGTTAA
- a CDS encoding LysR family transcriptional regulator yields the protein MIKENLNDLRAFVVVARERSFTRAAAQLGLSRSALSHAMLALETRLGVRLLTRTTRSVSTTEAGARLLHTLAPRLDEISQELESLSDLRARPAGTVRITAHDHAIVTALWPRLLPVLRENPDVNIEFSVDYAFTDIAAGRFDAGVRVGDRVDKDMVAVRIAPDLRMAVAGSPEYLSGRPVPLAPQDLTKHRCVNLRLPTHGGLYAWDFEKDGQVLNARVGGQVIFNNTFLMLQAALDGMGLAYVPYDLVRPHIAAGRLVPVLEDWWPVFPGYHLYYASRRHVSPALALVIEALRYRAPL from the coding sequence ATGATCAAGGAAAACCTCAACGACCTGCGTGCGTTCGTGGTCGTGGCGCGTGAACGCAGCTTCACGCGCGCCGCCGCGCAGCTGGGGCTGTCGCGGTCGGCGCTGAGCCACGCCATGCTGGCATTGGAAACCCGGCTGGGCGTGCGGCTGCTGACGCGCACGACGCGCAGCGTCTCCACGACCGAGGCGGGTGCGCGCTTGCTGCATACGCTTGCGCCGCGGCTGGACGAGATCTCGCAGGAACTCGAGTCGCTGAGCGATCTGCGGGCGCGGCCCGCCGGCACGGTTCGCATCACGGCGCATGACCATGCCATCGTCACGGCGCTGTGGCCCAGGCTGCTGCCCGTGTTGCGCGAGAACCCGGACGTCAACATCGAGTTCAGCGTGGACTATGCCTTCACTGACATCGCCGCCGGCCGCTTCGACGCGGGCGTGCGCGTGGGCGATCGCGTGGACAAGGACATGGTCGCGGTGCGTATCGCGCCCGACCTGCGCATGGCCGTGGCCGGTTCGCCGGAATATCTGTCGGGGCGGCCCGTTCCGCTGGCCCCGCAGGACCTGACGAAGCATCGCTGCGTGAACCTGCGGCTGCCCACCCACGGCGGGCTGTACGCGTGGGACTTCGAGAAGGACGGGCAGGTCCTCAATGCGCGCGTGGGCGGACAGGTCATCTTCAACAACACCTTCCTCATGCTGCAGGCGGCGCTGGACGGCATGGGCCTGGCGTATGTGCCGTACGATCTGGTGCGGCCGCACATCGCAGCGGGTCGCCTGGTGCCCGTGCTCGAGGACTGGTGGCCGGTGTTTCCTGGATATCACCTGTACTACGCCAGCCGGCGCCACGTATCGCCGGCACTGGCGCTGGTCATCGAGGCGCTGCGATATCGCGCGCCGCTGTGA
- a CDS encoding PAS domain-containing sensor histidine kinase, translated as MSASDTPLRDEGFHEEVAGRVGVLPDLFCSASAAPGLTDPLGAFAKSAYLDSPLPALFKERLFLHLSRFCQVRYCIVRHVGFLAAQRRLVGDAPAQPVDLAQVMQLLRRPIPDAAALDRALLSLARSDDPYELPLPDTDEERALFDALALMFVAPARSARAREAVRKALGKRRFELIVGFLAFVRTAHYWAEMHPELDYEPDMVAYMVRHPDLAEILLETGAPTASSASQQLLRALQEIEEGHAGRLDREARVSGLIDGIAQATWEIDGAGMAVTDSLSWRTYTGQRLEEWLGNGWLEAIHPEDRPDVERQWREALAGGTQLDVEFRLWHAASGTHRWTNARAVPIRRDDGSVAKWLGMNIDIGERKEVETRLREREADLARVQRIGEVGGLNIDVAGGMRSWRSPEYRRLHGLPQDAGEETHQQWVARVHPDDRARAESTLLAALYGQGRSYDSEYRIVRPSDGAVRWIHARADVERDADGRPVRLIGAHLDVTEQKRLQQALREREERQAFLLKLADALRPLAAPQAVQQEAARQLGAHLGADRAFYAEVDSHSMVTIVAEYRSEQTDSVPSRFRLDEFGTAPGNALRAGGTLVIHDVPAWRLLTPEQTRAYAGFGIAALVKVPLVKDGRLVAFLGVHQCAARQWSAGDVALVEDVAERTWAAVERARAEVALRESEERLRSAVEVGRLGLWDWNIRTGEIHWSDQHFRMEGYEVGEVRPSYEAWAARIHPEDREPTEVALRKAMDDRREYVQEFRVVHPDGSVHWLYGRGRFFYDTALRPVRMIGAMVETTDRRLWEDRQRVLVAELQHRTRNLMGVVRSIADKTMRSSANLVDFRHRFRDRLDALARVQGLLSRLNEHDRVTFDELIGAEIAAVNGTADRVQIKGPRGVRLRSSTVQMLAMALHELATNAVKYGALGQASGRLVVGWSFEPEGEKGQPWLHIDWRETGVEMPPPDAAPRGTGQGRELIERALPYQLSARTSYALTSDGVHCQISLPVSATALDAG; from the coding sequence ATGTCGGCGAGCGACACCCCACTGCGTGACGAGGGCTTTCATGAAGAGGTCGCCGGCCGCGTCGGCGTACTGCCGGATTTGTTTTGCTCCGCCTCGGCGGCGCCCGGCCTCACCGACCCGCTAGGGGCATTCGCGAAGTCCGCCTACCTGGACAGTCCGCTGCCGGCACTGTTCAAGGAGCGGCTCTTCCTCCATTTGTCGCGCTTCTGCCAAGTGCGGTATTGCATCGTGCGCCACGTCGGCTTCCTGGCCGCGCAGCGGCGTCTGGTCGGCGATGCGCCGGCGCAGCCCGTGGACCTGGCACAGGTGATGCAGCTGCTGCGGCGCCCCATACCCGATGCCGCGGCGCTGGATCGTGCGCTGCTGAGCCTGGCCAGGTCCGACGACCCGTACGAACTGCCGCTGCCCGATACCGACGAGGAGAGGGCGCTGTTCGACGCCCTGGCGTTGATGTTCGTCGCGCCGGCGCGATCGGCACGCGCGCGCGAAGCCGTGCGCAAGGCCCTGGGCAAGCGGCGCTTCGAACTCATCGTCGGGTTCCTCGCCTTCGTGCGCACCGCGCACTATTGGGCGGAGATGCATCCCGAGCTCGATTACGAGCCCGACATGGTCGCCTACATGGTGCGGCATCCCGATCTGGCCGAGATCCTGCTGGAAACTGGCGCGCCCACGGCGAGCTCGGCGAGCCAGCAGCTGCTGCGCGCGTTGCAGGAGATCGAGGAAGGACATGCCGGGCGCCTGGATCGCGAGGCTCGCGTGAGCGGGCTTATCGACGGGATCGCCCAGGCCACGTGGGAGATCGATGGCGCCGGGATGGCGGTGACGGACAGCCTGAGCTGGCGCACGTATACGGGGCAGCGCCTGGAGGAGTGGCTGGGCAACGGCTGGCTGGAGGCGATCCACCCCGAGGACCGCCCGGATGTCGAACGGCAATGGCGCGAGGCGCTGGCGGGCGGCACCCAGCTCGACGTGGAGTTCCGGCTTTGGCATGCCGCCAGCGGCACGCACCGTTGGACGAACGCCCGCGCGGTGCCGATACGCCGCGACGATGGCTCGGTGGCGAAATGGCTGGGCATGAACATCGATATCGGCGAGCGCAAGGAAGTCGAGACGCGGCTGCGCGAACGGGAGGCCGACCTGGCGCGGGTGCAGCGCATCGGCGAAGTCGGAGGGCTGAATATCGACGTGGCGGGGGGCATGCGAAGCTGGCGCTCGCCGGAGTACCGGCGGCTTCATGGCCTGCCGCAGGATGCGGGCGAGGAAACGCACCAACAATGGGTGGCCCGCGTGCATCCGGACGACCGGGCGCGCGCGGAAAGCACGCTGCTCGCCGCCCTGTACGGACAGGGCAGGTCCTACGACAGCGAATATCGCATCGTGCGTCCGTCGGATGGGGCCGTGCGCTGGATACACGCGCGCGCCGACGTCGAGCGCGACGCCGACGGCAGGCCGGTGCGCCTGATCGGCGCGCACCTCGACGTTACCGAGCAGAAGCGCCTGCAGCAGGCGTTGCGCGAGCGGGAGGAGCGGCAGGCGTTCCTGCTCAAGCTGGCCGATGCGCTGCGCCCGCTGGCGGCGCCACAGGCAGTGCAGCAGGAGGCCGCGCGGCAGTTGGGCGCTCACCTGGGCGCGGACCGGGCGTTCTATGCCGAGGTCGACTCGCACAGCATGGTGACGATCGTCGCCGAGTATCGCAGCGAGCAGACGGATTCCGTGCCGAGCCGCTTCCGCCTGGACGAGTTCGGCACCGCGCCCGGCAACGCGTTGCGGGCGGGAGGCACGCTGGTGATCCACGACGTGCCGGCCTGGAGATTGCTCACCCCCGAGCAGACTCGCGCGTACGCCGGCTTCGGCATCGCGGCGCTGGTCAAGGTGCCGCTCGTCAAGGACGGCAGGCTGGTGGCGTTCCTGGGCGTGCATCAGTGCGCCGCCCGCCAATGGAGCGCCGGGGACGTGGCGTTGGTCGAGGACGTGGCGGAACGGACCTGGGCCGCGGTGGAAAGAGCGCGCGCCGAGGTGGCATTGCGCGAGAGCGAAGAGCGCTTGCGCAGCGCGGTCGAAGTGGGGCGGCTGGGCTTGTGGGACTGGAACATCAGGACGGGCGAGATTCATTGGTCCGACCAGCACTTCCGCATGGAAGGCTATGAGGTCGGAGAGGTGCGGCCCAGCTACGAGGCCTGGGCTGCGCGCATCCATCCCGAGGATCGCGAGCCGACCGAGGTGGCCCTGCGCAAGGCCATGGACGACCGCCGCGAGTACGTGCAGGAATTCCGCGTCGTCCATCCCGACGGATCGGTCCATTGGCTGTACGGACGCGGCCGTTTCTTCTACGACACCGCCTTGCGGCCGGTCCGCATGATAGGCGCGATGGTCGAGACCACCGATCGGCGGCTGTGGGAAGACCGCCAGCGTGTGCTGGTGGCGGAGCTGCAGCACCGTACGCGCAACCTGATGGGCGTGGTCCGGTCCATCGCCGACAAGACCATGCGTTCCAGCGCCAACCTGGTTGATTTCCGCCACCGTTTCCGCGATCGCCTGGACGCGCTGGCGCGCGTGCAGGGCCTGCTGTCGCGGCTGAACGAGCACGACCGCGTGACCTTCGACGAATTGATCGGCGCCGAGATTGCGGCCGTGAACGGCACGGCCGACCGCGTGCAGATCAAAGGCCCGCGCGGCGTGCGGCTGCGGTCGTCCACCGTGCAGATGCTGGCGATGGCGCTGCACGAACTGGCGACCAACGCCGTGAAGTACGGTGCGCTGGGCCAGGCCTCGGGACGGCTGGTCGTGGGCTGGTCATTCGAGCCGGAAGGGGAGAAGGGACAGCCGTGGCTGCACATCG